The genomic window agggtggtagttgtttgggggctgggggtggtgattgtgtatatggctggagggggtagatgtgtgaatggcggaggggtagttgcatttatggctggggggcagagtagttgtgtgtatggctgaggggtaaggtagttgtgtgtttggcgtgggtagttgtgtgcatggcaggggggtcgggtgatgggtgttgtctggagggcaggaagctttatgttactttaaaggtgtcggggggggggggggcgccgaaagaaaggtttcgcacagggcgccatttaccctaaggccggccctgtacaaacacacacacaccatatacgctgcatatttactactgcgatacgcagcagattagatctatataactgaacacagcatcaaatctgctgcacatacggtgtgtgtgtgtttgtacccttatgctgcgtttacacagacagatttatctgacagattttggaagccaaagccaggaatggatttgaaaagaggatagatcccagtctttcctttatgacctgttccctgtttatagtctgttcctggtttgggcttcaaagatctgtcagataaatctgtctgtgtaaacgcaccattaatctcagatttatctgacagatttctgaatccaaagccaggaatggatttcaaaagagaaatctcagtctttcgttTATGATCTGTTTTCTGTATATTGtctgtacctggctttggcttcaaaaaattttcagataaatctctctgtgtaaagacactaagggtccattaacacagaaagattatctgccaaagatttgaagccaaaaccaggaatggatttgaaaagaggaaaaatctcaggttttcctttattacctgatctctgtttatagtctgtttctggctttggcttcaaatctttggcagataatctttctgtgtaaatgtaccctaatgctaagtttacacaaggcgattattggcccgaacgcacgattaacgatttcgaagtaacgatttttttttataacgatcagcgtttagacggtatgatatatcgtacggaaaaatcgttttgcgatcgcgcgcccgcaggggggggggcgatgggagcggcggcggcaatcgagccggcgcagggggctgcggatgagcggggggccggactaTTGCGCgaggactgtttacacggaacgatcggcaaatttttttgcgaactAGGAACGATGATTTATGAACATGAAAATTTGcctgataatcgctctgtgtaaacttagcattagtctATGGAGCCTATTTCCCACAGCATGACGTGGTCAAGCTCTTCTCCTGACTTGTTCTAGCAAACCCGATAAAACTGTGGTCTGGgggggatgccagatcacacagcagggcactaggtaagtatgtactgctgtgtgatctagaAATGGACAGCAGATATAGGCTATTGTCCCACATAACCctttttacacaggaagatgtggggTAAAGATGATTGCTgtaagttttaaccccttaaggaccgggacaatttagttttttcctccttgtgtttaaaaggccatagcacttgcctttttccacctagaaacacacataagcccttattttttgcgccactaattgtactttgcaatgacaggctgaatttatgcattaagtacactgcgaaaccaggataaaaattcaatgtgtggtgaaattgaaaaaaaaaaaaaaaaagcattttgtttatttggttttttttttgttttatcaccattcgccctggggtaaaactgtcttgttatgcatgttcctcaagtcgttacgattaaaatgatatataacatgtataactttcattgtatctgatggcctgtaaaaaattcaaaccattgttaacaaatatacgttccttaaaatcgctcccttcccaggcttatagcgcttttatcctttggtctatggggctgtgtgaggtgtaattttttgcgcaaagatgcgttctttctatcggtaccttgattgcgcatatgcgactttttgatcgctttttattacaatttttctggatttgatgcgaacgaaaatgcgtgggatttttttgcacttacgccgtttaccgtgcgagatcaggaatgtgattagttaatagtttgggcgataacaaacatgtttatttataacatgggaaaaggggggtgatttaaacttttattggggaggggatttttattaacactttttttttttaacacttatactagaagtccccctggggttagggttattccccccctggggttagggttctctgccactagacaccaggaaacggctgcatcaggtaatcggatgcagctgtcatctttgacagctgcatctgattaccttattagcgggcacggcgatcggaccgtgctcgctaatagctgcggtcccaggctacatgcggcacccgggactgcagtggttcagagcgaggtcactgcctggccccgctctgaacacccttaacgaCCACAGGACGTatatatacgcccgcggtcgttaaggggttaaaacagtcCATAATATGCGATCAGCCGGGGATCGGGCCTTTTCCCACTTCTCAACTGATCACTCtcacttttacacagacagattatcgattacccctttaaagcccagtGTAAtcttaacttttgacatggctaAGGTTAATACAAGTGACAGTAAAGTTACAAATTGTGACTCTACTGACTTGGAGAGATACTACATGAGGATACCAGGATAACCCTATACACTCCAGGGACAGGCATGCTGCTGTGCAACCCCAGCTGGGATCAGTAACTTGTAACACGTCATACCCACCAGAGTTGcttgccagcccccccccagcatgtcGAGCTGCAGCACATACTGGTGCACGGCCTCCGCTGGGCGTTGTTCAGTAGCCTGGGCAATGTGGGCTGCATCTCTCCATGCCAGACTCTGCAGATTGGGAGGGACGCTGTATCGTCCAACCAGACGTAGCTCTTATTTCCTCCCCAAGGAATGTTGCTGATATTGGGCCAAAACCTCAGCAGAATACATGGAGAGGAGTGACGGCACACGGCAGAGATCCAAGGCCCAGATTCTCTGGGGCATCTCTGGGACACAGGACCCGGCAGACGAGATTTATTGAAAATACTTTATTCAGTATTGGAGATGTTTACATGTGGTCCGGGTCATGTGACGCACACGGCCTCAGGACACACGGGCAGTAATACGAAACGTCATCTTCTTACACAAACAATACAACAGAAGTCTAAACGCCATACAGAACAGCTCATTCACCAAGCTCGCACCGCTCCAGTCACCTGTGGATCACGTATTTACAGCATGAAAACACCAACAAAATAAaaagatatattatatacaacACAAATACAAATGTCTTTATACCGGGGACACCGGAGTGAGACGCCCATTGTATCCTAATGTCCGTCCCACCACTTTTTGAAATACATATAAAGTGGCAAAGCATTGAGCCAAGAAGCAGCTTCTTGGCGCCAACTAGTGTCTGGTTCAAAgaatgacacaaaaaaaaaaccaaacaaacacaaCTTGTGCATGCCTCCTAAAAGCAAATCATTTAGAGATGAGATTTTCTGGCCCTTCCTATATTCTAGGGGTCACTATCCAGAACCACGTCAACCTCTGCCCCAAGTATTGGCCACTATGTGACATGTGCAGTACCCACAGGGCAGAGCGACAGGTTAATGTaacattaaagggttaatgtgcTGCACCAGTCAGCACAGACGTTACTGAAATTCATTGAGATTTTGAGAACGAGATGACTAGTAAAGCGATGGGATCTGCTGTAAGacccttacatgggactgcagcttCTTGAGTACTCTCTGTACTGAGAACAAATAAATTCCAAAACATGGTATGGATCATGCAGCGACTGCACACATCCGCCATGACTAGAGGAGGCTGCTCTATAACTAAACAGTGGGCGATCGCCCTTAAGACGTTCAGTGGTAGCTGGTCAGATATTGGTGCAGCCCATGGACTAAATGAAGAAGAAGCTATGTGTTTTGGCTCATAGGGTGCACCAATACCCCCCGTCAGGAGTGTCTCCAGCTTCTCAGGCACTGCAGGCGTATGGGGCAGGCCTGGCAGCGCAGCTTTGGTCATTGTACGCGGCAGGGTCAGCACCATTATTATGCAGGCAGGATCCGCTGTAGTGTTTCCCGAGAAGCTGCTGGCAGACGTTCAGGAAATCGTATGTCAAACTCCACTATGAGATCCCCCCGCTGATCGGGGGCTTTGGGGAGTGGGAGTCCTTCTCCGTGAATTCTCCGCTTGGTCCCTGGGTTGATGATGTCTTTGCTGACAATTGGAATGGTGCGACCGTCGAGGGTGGGGACGTTAACGGAGCAGCCGCAGAGAGCCTGGAAGAGTAGAGATGATGGCAAGAAAATGTTACAAGAAACTACACTCTTAAGGCCACCCCCCCCCTTCACAAGGAAAATCTATCAGTATTTTTTATGACGAAAtatagatttcctgacccatagggttctattgggcatggaCACCCCTCAGGATTCTTACTGAAAGGTGTCCATGCTGGAAAAATAGGCCTTGGCCTAGAAATGTCCAGAACCCTCTGGGGGCATTGAGAATTCCAGACAGCTCTGAAGGTGCATCGGATACTGGCCAGAATTCTGGATGCACTGCTTGGTAGCCCGGGCCAGCCCCAGGACAGTACTAACAGATGTTagtactggccctttaactgtatgtgcttccAATAAGGAGTACAGTTAAATGCAGCGTTAAATTTGACAGAGCAGGATGCCACTGGCTGCCCGCCCTGTCAAACACTCTTCGGTCAAAAAAAGCATCATGCCTCTGGCTGCCAAACATCACTCTTTCCAACCCCCCCATGTCATTGTGCACTCGCAAAGCACAGAAATGTAAGAGAGAAGTCGTTGGTGGGGAGCACGGCTGCAGCGGGTGAgtatttttttccctcctccattTTTACAGTTGGGAAacactaagggtagcttcacacacaccgtatcgcagcggatctgcagctgatttgaagttgcagattcaatgcaaagtaactctgggccatcaaatctgctgcagatcctgtacgtgtgaaagcaccTGTTTCCAGAAACCTTCTGATCAGTATTTCCTAACCCAAAAAACggccacggacgtgtgaagggagcCTAAGACTTGCTGATAGTGAGCGTTGCATGTGACCTGTTATAACTCACCTCTCGCAGGCTGATCTTTGCCGTGTAGATGACATTGGATGAATCTCTCTTGTACACAGAATGCGGCTTATCCTTCAGCACAAACACGATATCTGCCGGGATGATGTTGGGCGTCTCATCGCCCTCTTTGGGGAAGGTGATCTTGGTGCCCTCCTTCCAGCCCTTCTTCACCTGGATGGTGAGGATCTTGTCCTCGTTGTGGACGCTCCTTCCATCTGGTCCCACACGTTTGTGAGAGATCTTCATCTTTTTGGTGCAACCGGTGAAGATTTCTTCTAGAGAAACCGGCAGCTCCCTGACCACCGGAGGGTCCTGCTTCTTGGGCATCGCCTCACGACGTCCAGGGGCAGCTCTGGGGAAGCCACCTAAATGGCCAAAGCCGCCCATACCGCCCATGCCGAACCCCGAGAAGGGGTCCTCTGTGTCCATGTCATCCTCTCCCCTTGCAAAGAAGGAATCAAAGGGATTCCGGCCCCCAAAGAACTCTGCAAACATGGCGTGAGGATCTCCATGGAAGGTGTAGCTGAAGGAAGGACCATTGGGACCGCCACCGCCTCCTCCACCTCCCGGGACTCCTTTCAGTCCTGTGCAAAGAAGAAGACATTAATGTCACAGGTTTACAAGCACGTATGTCATATCAGCTGACCATACTGAGAAGAAATCTAACATTTAGGACCTTTCATTCCAAGCTTTAATAAGAGGGTGTAATGTTAAACGGGTCATTCAGAATTGAAAAACAGCtacattcttgcaaaaacagcgccacctctattctcaggttgtgtttggtatcaCAATTCCCCTCCATTCACCTCAATataactgagcttcaaaacccacGCCCAAACTCAGGACAGAAGgaacggccatgtttttctatacctagacaacccctttaaagaggatgtaccatcaggtacacttgCTTTAAAATTACATATGGaacgaacggcgccggcacggggaggctgctgccgtggtcctttttttgaaccgtgtccTGGTTCCCGCTTATGGCGtcattctattcatggttaccgggccgGGGGGTGAAGCATCAGGTACCTGGAGGAATAGTGACATCACTTTTCCCCCCACAATAACTTCCTCTTTGAAAgtcccattaaattcaatggaagcTTCGCAACATACCCCAGAGATTACCGGGCCTAGTGTACAATGCATGGAGACAGGAGGCATGTCCTGATGTGCAGAGCAGCGAGGCTCCGGCAGGATGGGACCTGCTCAGCGTACAGTCACCTCCCCTGACACATCACAGTGGATGTCAGGCACTCAGATCCCCACTAGAAGCAGCCATGATAGTCAGCTAAGAGGGATGAACCTGACAGGTAAACCTAATGGTCTTATATACCTGGTGTCCTCAGGTCACTGTCTCTATAGAAGGACGTATAACCAAATGGGCCCAGCAAGTCAATGACCGGACGCAATTTGTTGCAATAAATTGGTGCCCTGCCCTCAGTCTGCTAAGAGACACCACAAGGTACGGGCTCCCAGTGCCAAGAGAGCGTGCCCGcacaggtgtatggggggggggggggcgagtgtaTCGCGGTTGCCAGGCGATCTGATGCCGCACCTATACCTGGACTGGAGGAATGCTATGTCTATGAGTAAGATATTCAGGTCACAGGGCGCACGCTGCTTCCTGCTGGAGGAGAAGCTGTAAGAATGTATGCCGATTGGCTGCACGGGATCACATGATCAGTGTCAGCCAATGAGGTTGCTGCTTTTCTTTCAGGCCCTCTCATTAGCTGctgcaggtgaccccccccctctccccccatatacacaatcGGTACGTACCCTCCTCGCCATACTTGTCGAATATCTCCCTCTTCTTAGGGTCGCTCAGCACGTCGTAGGCCTCAGCGATCTCCTTAAAGCGCTCCTCAGCCCCGGGATCCTTGTTCTTATCGGGATGATACTTCAGGGCTTGCTTCCTGTACGCCTTCTTGATGTCTTCCTCCGAGGCCCCCTTGGACAAGCCAAGAGTCTTGTAGTAATCTTTGCCCATGCTTTTGGGTGACCTTTCCAGTTAGTGGTGTAACCAGACACCTGCGGAGGAATGGGAACAACAGATCAGTATGACACCGGTCATAGGTGAAGACTGCTATGTGCGGAAAAGGGGGACGAGGACCACGCAGGGGTCACAAACAGGATGAACTACAACTTAAGTTTGCTATCCAGGCTAATAAAAAACatctcccagaaacagcgccactcttgacctcaggttgcgtgtggtactgcagttcagttccattgaaatgaaatgGATTGAGTTGTATAttcataccacacacaacttctCTAACTCTAGCTATCCCCTTTAAGAgaactcatctatacctgtactactactactcccctcatcagtccctgtactactactacacccctcatcagtccctgtactactactacacccctcatcagtccctgtactactactacacccctcatcagtccctgtactactactacacccatcatcagtccctgtactactactacacccatcatcagtccctgtactactactacaccccttatcagtccctgtactactactactacacccctcatcctatactactacacccctcatctgtacctgtactactactacaccccttatcagcccctgtactactactacaccccttatcagtccctgtactactactactccccttatcagtccctgtactactactacacccctcattagtccctgtactactactacaccccttatcagtccctgtactactactactccccttatcagtccctgtactactactactactactactactacacccctcattagtccctgtactactactactacacccctcatcctatactactacacccctcatctgtacctgtactactactacaccccttatcagcccctgtactactactacaccccttatcagtccctgtactactactactccccttatcagtccctgtactactactacacccctcattagtccctgtactactactacaccccttatcagtccctgtactactactactccccttatcagtccctgtactactactactactacta from Dendropsophus ebraccatus isolate aDenEbr1 chromosome 1, aDenEbr1.pat, whole genome shotgun sequence includes these protein-coding regions:
- the DNAJB1 gene encoding dnaJ homolog subfamily B member 1, with amino-acid sequence MGKDYYKTLGLSKGASEEDIKKAYRKQALKYHPDKNKDPGAEERFKEIAEAYDVLSDPKKREIFDKYGEEGLKGVPGGGGGGGGPNGPSFSYTFHGDPHAMFAEFFGGRNPFDSFFARGEDDMDTEDPFSGFGMGGMGGFGHLGGFPRAAPGRREAMPKKQDPPVVRELPVSLEEIFTGCTKKMKISHKRVGPDGRSVHNEDKILTIQVKKGWKEGTKITFPKEGDETPNIIPADIVFVLKDKPHSVYKRDSSNVIYTAKISLREALCGCSVNVPTLDGRTIPIVSKDIINPGTKRRIHGEGLPLPKAPDQRGDLIVEFDIRFPERLPAASRETLQRILPA